The following proteins come from a genomic window of Campylobacter concisus:
- the murA gene encoding UDP-N-acetylglucosamine 1-carboxyvinyltransferase, with product MHYLKIKGNAKLSGEVKISGAKNAALPIIALTLLAKKSVNLTNIPNVADIKTLCQLLTNLGAKCEFKDENSLSINTSSVNSTTANYDIVRKMRASILTLGPLLARFGHCEVSLPGGCAIGQRPIDLHLSALEKMGANIEIKQGYVVATAPNGLKGAKIVFDKITVTGSENIIMAAALAHGTTELFNVALEPEVVQICEILAKSGVKIEGIGTSELKITGSGQKLLEICDIEVIPDRIEAGTYLCAGAITNSKISVTKANAAHMTAILNKFEEMGFGIEVDGDKITILPAKEIKPVEIRTTEYPGFPTDMQAQFMALCLAANGVSTIDERLFENRFMHVSELARMGADIRLNGHIASVYAPANLNAADVMATDLRASSALILAALIANGESLVHRIYHLDRGYERLEEKFKSLGAKIVRLEE from the coding sequence ATGCACTATTTAAAGATAAAAGGAAATGCCAAATTAAGTGGCGAAGTAAAAATAAGCGGTGCTAAAAATGCTGCTCTACCGATCATCGCCCTAACCTTACTTGCAAAAAAAAGTGTAAATTTAACAAATATCCCAAATGTCGCTGATATAAAAACACTTTGCCAACTGCTAACTAATCTAGGAGCAAAGTGCGAATTTAAAGACGAAAACTCGCTAAGTATCAACACTAGCAGTGTAAATTCGACAACGGCAAACTACGACATTGTTAGAAAGATGCGCGCTTCTATCTTGACGCTTGGTCCGCTTCTAGCGCGCTTTGGACACTGCGAAGTGAGCCTACCTGGAGGATGTGCGATCGGACAAAGACCTATCGACCTACATCTAAGCGCACTTGAGAAAATGGGCGCAAATATCGAGATAAAGCAAGGCTATGTCGTCGCAACCGCACCAAATGGTTTAAAAGGTGCAAAGATCGTTTTTGACAAGATCACTGTAACTGGCAGCGAAAACATCATTATGGCGGCAGCTCTAGCACACGGCACGACAGAGCTTTTTAACGTCGCACTTGAACCTGAAGTGGTGCAAATTTGTGAAATTTTAGCAAAAAGTGGCGTTAAAATAGAAGGCATCGGCACAAGTGAACTAAAGATCACTGGAAGTGGCCAAAAATTACTTGAAATTTGCGATATTGAAGTCATCCCTGATAGGATTGAAGCCGGCACATACCTTTGTGCTGGAGCTATAACAAATAGCAAAATTTCAGTCACAAAGGCAAATGCAGCCCATATGACAGCTATTTTAAATAAATTTGAAGAGATGGGCTTTGGTATCGAAGTAGACGGCGATAAGATCACGATATTGCCAGCTAAAGAGATAAAACCAGTAGAGATAAGAACAACTGAATATCCTGGCTTTCCTACGGACATGCAAGCTCAGTTTATGGCACTTTGCCTTGCGGCAAACGGTGTTAGCACAATAGATGAGAGGCTTTTTGAAAACCGCTTTATGCACGTTAGTGAACTAGCTAGAATGGGCGCTGATATCCGCCTAAATGGACATATCGCAAGCGTTTACGCCCCTGCAAATTTAAATGCAGCAGACGTGATGGCGACTGACCTTAGAGCTAGCTCAGCCCTAATACTAGCCGCTCTCATCGCAAATGGCGAGAGCTTGGTGCATAGAATTTACCACCTTGATAGAGGCTATGAGAGGCTTGAGGAGAAATTTAAAAGCCTTGGAGCAAAAATCGTTAGGCTTGAGGAGTAA
- a CDS encoding NlpC/P60 family protein: protein MSNSINKKIFFILSIIFFTGCSFTSNRPTTPQNETNQTVTSSVDFSEQMIGEIIDEDNDREDKKFGSFFKKYLNTRAGGDCSGFVSIVNAKYQNMYFDEKIINRYYDNGGRKSKAIYNFYESKNLITHKNPKIGDLVFFSNTLGKGVQKNKDKKNITHVGIVTAVLGDETVKFIHNSGGKIIHSYMNLKQKNVHLKGNQEINSYLVRCSNSSCLAANRFAGYGKAK from the coding sequence ATGTCAAATTCAATAAATAAAAAAATCTTTTTTATTCTTAGCATTATATTTTTTACAGGTTGTTCTTTTACCTCTAATCGACCGACAACTCCGCAAAATGAAACAAATCAAACCGTAACTTCAAGTGTTGATTTTAGTGAGCAAATGATTGGTGAAATCATAGATGAAGACAACGATAGAGAAGATAAAAAATTTGGTTCTTTTTTTAAAAAATACCTAAATACAAGAGCGGGCGGCGATTGTTCAGGATTTGTTTCTATCGTAAATGCAAAGTATCAAAATATGTATTTTGATGAAAAGATAATAAATCGCTACTACGATAATGGCGGTAGAAAGTCAAAAGCGATCTATAACTTTTATGAAAGTAAGAATTTAATTACTCATAAAAATCCAAAAATAGGCGATCTTGTATTTTTCTCAAATACCCTTGGCAAGGGTGTTCAGAAAAATAAAGATAAGAAAAATATCACTCATGTTGGTATAGTTACGGCTGTTCTTGGCGATGAGACAGTAAAATTTATACATAATTCTGGCGGAAAGATAATTCATAGCTATATGAATCTAAAACAAAAAAATGTGCATCTAAAAGGAAATCAAGAGATAAATAGCTACCTTGTAAGGTGTTCAAATTCAAGTTGCTTGGCAGCAAATAGATTTGCTGGATATGGCAAAGCAAAATAA
- a CDS encoding molybdopterin molybdotransferase MoeA: protein MLVNEALGALKAKFKPKNESEILPLSDALGKTLANDVMAVKDLPCFDNSALDGFAVKFDEKDEPYKIIASAFAGDKEQLSIGKNECVKIMTGAKMPKGADTVMRFEDCIVEGEFVKAPEKLKKGDAYRFKGEEAKIGEILLKSGEILNTRSVMMLAAQGISFIDVKKQPSIAVYSSGNEIIEPWQRASEDEIYNANAFGITALLSSIGQKSSYLGIIKDELSAVKKAFLNAANYDIVICSGGASAGEADFMKIALSELGYSEIFSHLDIRPGRPCKAYEKDGKLVFVLPGNPMAAYLCLMMLVLPLLKDECFVTQKAVNGENLKVKSGRANAVFGNVTDGKFIATDGGKYGSGMIKHILKSDFVLITSPDQSEILKNDEISLIKLP from the coding sequence ATGCTAGTAAATGAGGCACTTGGGGCTTTAAAAGCTAAATTTAAACCAAAAAATGAGAGTGAAATTTTACCTCTTAGTGATGCTCTTGGTAAAACATTAGCAAATGATGTGATGGCCGTCAAAGATCTGCCTTGCTTTGACAACTCAGCACTTGATGGATTTGCAGTCAAATTTGATGAAAAAGATGAGCCTTATAAGATCATCGCAAGCGCCTTTGCAGGCGACAAAGAGCAGCTAAGCATCGGCAAAAACGAGTGCGTGAAGATAATGACAGGTGCTAAGATGCCAAAGGGTGCTGACACGGTCATGAGGTTTGAAGACTGCATCGTTGAGGGCGAGTTTGTAAAAGCGCCAGAGAAGCTTAAAAAAGGTGATGCCTACCGCTTTAAAGGCGAAGAGGCAAAAATAGGCGAAATTCTCCTAAAAAGTGGCGAAATTTTAAATACAAGAAGCGTGATGATGTTAGCGGCTCAGGGCATAAGCTTTATAGATGTAAAAAAGCAGCCAAGCATTGCAGTTTACTCAAGCGGAAACGAGATCATCGAGCCTTGGCAAAGAGCGAGCGAAGATGAAATTTACAACGCAAATGCCTTTGGCATCACCGCACTTTTAAGCTCCATAGGTCAAAAAAGCTCATATCTTGGCATTATAAAAGATGAGTTAAGCGCCGTAAAAAAGGCATTTTTAAACGCTGCAAACTACGACATTGTTATCTGCTCTGGCGGAGCAAGCGCTGGCGAGGCCGACTTTATGAAAATAGCTCTAAGTGAGCTTGGATACAGCGAAATTTTCTCACATCTTGACATAAGGCCTGGCAGACCTTGCAAGGCTTATGAAAAAGATGGCAAGCTTGTCTTTGTGCTCCCTGGAAATCCAATGGCAGCATATCTATGCCTAATGATGCTTGTTTTACCACTTTTAAAAGACGAATGTTTTGTGACGCAAAAAGCAGTAAATGGTGAAAATTTAAAGGTAAAATCTGGCAGAGCAAATGCGGTTTTTGGCAATGTAACTGATGGTAAATTTATAGCAACTGACGGTGGAAAATATGGCTCAGGCATGATAAAACATATATTAAAGAGTGATTTTGTGTTGATAACTAGCCCAGATCAAAGTGAAATTTTAAAAAATGATGAAATTTCACTAATAAAACTTCCATAG